The stretch of DNA AGCCAAGAAGCGGATCTCGGCTCGGAGGCGAAATTCCGTTTGGTCCTCGAGCGGTCCAGCGTCGATGAGCGGAGCTTCTGGCTGAAGGCGATCAACCTCCCGCCGCAGGCCGAGCATGCGTTTGTCGACTCAAAGACGGATGCGCGCTTGACGCGCATACAAGTTCCCGCCGGAACGTCGCACGTCGAAATGGAACTTCGCGTCGCTCTCCCCGCTGCTGGGGATGAGCGGATTCCGGTCGGTCGGCCGTTGACGTTCTGGGCGGTCGTCGGAGACGACTCCGTGGCGCAGGCCTTCGCGGAGGGGCGGGCATACAGCGACCGAGAAATCCAGTCATCGCATGTCGCCGCCGTGAGATTGGAACTCACGCCGAGAGGAATGGGGAAGTTGGAGGTCACCGCGCCGACTCTGCTCGTGGAAACAGGAGCGGGGGACTCCGTTGACGTGCCGCTGGAGATAAGCAACACAGGATCGTGCCGTCTAGACAACCTCCGAGTCAAAGTCGATGCGCCCTCTGGATGGGAGACGCAAGCGACGCCGCCGACCGTGGCATCTCTCGATGTAGGGCAGAAGACGTCGTTCGCCGTGCGAGTCGTTCCTCCGGACGGCGCGACGGTGGGTGACTACGAAGTGCGGCTGCGCCCGGAGTGTTCGGCGCATAGCGTGTCGCTCGACTTGGAGCCAAAGGTGCTCAGGGTGGCCGTCCGCTCGCACGGCGGGGTCCTGCGCGGTCTCGCGCTTCTTGCGCTTGTGGGCGGCGTGGTCGGTTGGCTGCTGGTTCGCACGCTCAGACGCGCGCGGCAGTGAGGTGGGACGATGATACTTATCGAGGGGCTGACGAAGAGATATGAGGACGTCCTCGCGCTCGATCATCTGGACCTGACGGTCAGGGCGGGAGAGATCTGCTGCCTCCTTGGAGCGAACGGCGCCGGGAAATCTACCACGATCAACATACTGCTCAATTTCATTCAGCCGACCGAGGGGCGAGCGACGATCAATCGCGCCGACGTGACTCAGGAGCCGCTGGCGGCGCGAAGTAACGTGGCGTATCTCCCGGAGAACGTCTTCCTGTACGGGAGCATGTCGGTCCGGCAGAACCTGTCGTTCTTTTCCGAGATCGCAGGCCGCGGCGAAGTGCGGCGGTCCGAGGCGGAAACGACGCTCGAACAGGTGGGGCTCGGTCGAGACGTCTGTGCGCGAAAGGTGAAGACGCTTTCGAAGGGCATGCGGCAGAAGGTCGGCGTCGCTGCCTGCCTGCTGAAACAAGCGCCGGTACTGATCATGGACGAGCCGATGTCGGGACTCGATCCAAAGGCGATGGTCGAACTCACGGCGCTGCTGCTCGGCCAACGGGAGCGGGGCAAGGCGATCTTGATCTCGACGCACGACGTGTTCCGGGCGCGCCAGATGGCAGACAGAATCGTGATTCTCCGGGACGGTCGGAAGGTGGCGGATCGAACGCGCAGCGAACTGGCCGGCGAAGACCTCGAAGCACTCTATCTTCAATGCATGAGCGACGAGCAGTCGCGTCCGTCGCGGCCGGGCCGCGAGGAGGGATTGCAATGAGCGCCATCGAAGGAAACGCGCCGGCGATTCCTGCGCCCGCGCAGGCCATCGGCGCGATCGCGCGAAGGGAACTGCGCGAGCACTTCACGAGCCTGCGCTTCGTCGTTATCGGGATATTGGTTCTCGTCATGACGCCGCTCGCGGTCTATGTTGGCGCGCGCGACTATGCGTCACGGCGGGACGATTGGGCGCGCCATGTCGCTGACCGCCAGAAGCTTGCCGAGGGACCAGCGGGGATCGTCAAGGGCATGGACCTGCCCTACACGCAGGGCAACGACCTTGAGGTCCTGCGAGTCGTGAGGCCTCCGTCGCGATGGAGCGTATTGGTCCGCGGCGTTGATGCGAGCCTGCCGGCGTACTGGGATTTCGGTCCGTCCGGCGTCGAACCCGGTTCGCCGGCGACTCAGACCCTGAGACTCACGGACGCATACGGGATGCTGGACATGGAGTTCATCGTCCGCGTCGCGCTAGGCCTACTTGCCATCCTTCTCGCCTTCGACGCAGTGTGCGGAGAGAAGGAGCTAGGGACGCTTCGAGCGGTGCTCGCGCAGCCCGTGTCGCGCGTCGCCTTCCTCACCGCGAAGCTGATCGGCGGCGCGATCACGCTCGTCGTGCCGTGGGCCGCCGCTCTGCTTCTCGGCGTCGCGACGGCCGGTCTCATGAACGTCGATCTTCTTCGGGGTGCCGATCTGGCGCGACTTGCGGCGCTCTTCTGTGTCGGCGCGCTCTACCTTGTCGTTCTCTTTGCGTTTGGCCTCCTTGTTTCGTCTCTTGCCGCCAACCAGAAGAGCGCCCTTGTCGTTGCGCTCGTGGCGTGGGTGCTCGTAACGCTCGCGCTGCCGCCAACCGCAAGCATGTGCGCAAGGGCCGTCGTGCCGGTACCGTCGCAGGAGGCGATTGCGGCGCGGAGGCAGTTCATATCGCAGGATCTGGAGCGAGAGGCGGAGTTGCGCCGCGGCGACGTGTTCCGCGACGTTACGGGTGCGACGCGAGTCAGCCTGGAGCTGTTCGAACGATTCGACAAGGAACTGCGGCGAGGGCTCGCGGCCGCCCAATCGGAATCGTGGGCGAAGCGACGTCGGGTCTTGGGGGACCTTGACGCTGAGTGGAAGCGCCGTGTGTCGGCGCAGGACCAAGCAGCGATCGTGATGGCGTCGGCAAGCCCTGGCGCGCTATTCGCGCGTGCTGCCGCGAACATCGTTGGAACAGGAGACGACGAGACGCGTGGCTGGAACGCGGCAGTCCAGTGGCACGCAGGACAACTGGAAACGGCCATATTCCAGTCGCCGCCGTCGTTCTATCTCAGGACCGCAAACGGCCAAGCATACTTCGAGCAGCGTCCGGGGGTCCCCGTCGCGGACCTGCCGAGTTTCAGTGAGCCGAGGGACGGCGTGGCAGAGGCGGTCAGCTCGTCCTTGGCGGCGTTGCTGCTTCTCACGGGAATGGCGGCTCTCTTCGTCTCGGCGGGCTATCGGGCTTTCGCGCGGTACGACGTGCGGTGAAGGACTGCCGATGCGAGGCGAGGTGGAACGGATGGACCCATTTCGCGGAATCGTTGGGCTGCGTGACCTAAAGGACACGGCAAGACGGCTCGCCGAGGAGGAGTCACCGCTGCTCCTCCTCGGTGAGACCGGCGTCGGGAAGAACCTATTCGCGAAGGCGATCCACGAAGCGAGCGCCGAGTCCCCTCGGGAACTCGTCACGGTGCATTGCCCGAGCGTGCCCCCTTCCCTCTTTGAGTCGGAACTGTTTGGGCACCGAAGAGGTGCGTACACGGACGCGCGCGAGGAGCGCGTCGGCGCAATCGGTGCGGCCGAAGGCGGCACCGTTCTCTTCGACGAGATTGGAG from bacterium encodes:
- a CDS encoding NEW3 domain-containing protein, which codes for MRRRSCLLVGLLSLAAACGVAFGGADGTSGGERSLLELEKQKVALRTAQADYDRVVRMFGAGLMSRADLDRESAKLETARLSFQQSMVDVLALRPRVGVVRAVKYRAADGKKRIRVEIQNDTRPFDPREFGIAEGAGAEGEVARAVGERSIHDLFVSLSASASSDPATSAARGTIIALPYQRCVRDLPVGQPAVLDFELLRDVSSVSIQLEGRGIQSAVDIELEQELGGGGVTLTSTQVSQEADLGSEAKFRLVLERSSVDERSFWLKAINLPPQAEHAFVDSKTDARLTRIQVPAGTSHVEMELRVALPAAGDERIPVGRPLTFWAVVGDDSVAQAFAEGRAYSDREIQSSHVAAVRLELTPRGMGKLEVTAPTLLVETGAGDSVDVPLEISNTGSCRLDNLRVKVDAPSGWETQATPPTVASLDVGQKTSFAVRVVPPDGATVGDYEVRLRPECSAHSVSLDLEPKVLRVAVRSHGGVLRGLALLALVGGVVGWLLVRTLRRARQ
- a CDS encoding ABC transporter ATP-binding protein: MILIEGLTKRYEDVLALDHLDLTVRAGEICCLLGANGAGKSTTINILLNFIQPTEGRATINRADVTQEPLAARSNVAYLPENVFLYGSMSVRQNLSFFSEIAGRGEVRRSEAETTLEQVGLGRDVCARKVKTLSKGMRQKVGVAACLLKQAPVLIMDEPMSGLDPKAMVELTALLLGQRERGKAILISTHDVFRARQMADRIVILRDGRKVADRTRSELAGEDLEALYLQCMSDEQSRPSRPGREEGLQ
- a CDS encoding ABC transporter permease; the encoded protein is MSAIEGNAPAIPAPAQAIGAIARRELREHFTSLRFVVIGILVLVMTPLAVYVGARDYASRRDDWARHVADRQKLAEGPAGIVKGMDLPYTQGNDLEVLRVVRPPSRWSVLVRGVDASLPAYWDFGPSGVEPGSPATQTLRLTDAYGMLDMEFIVRVALGLLAILLAFDAVCGEKELGTLRAVLAQPVSRVAFLTAKLIGGAITLVVPWAAALLLGVATAGLMNVDLLRGADLARLAALFCVGALYLVVLFAFGLLVSSLAANQKSALVVALVAWVLVTLALPPTASMCARAVVPVPSQEAIAARRQFISQDLEREAELRRGDVFRDVTGATRVSLELFERFDKELRRGLAAAQSESWAKRRRVLGDLDAEWKRRVSAQDQAAIVMASASPGALFARAAANIVGTGDDETRGWNAAVQWHAGQLETAIFQSPPSFYLRTANGQAYFEQRPGVPVADLPSFSEPRDGVAEAVSSSLAALLLLTGMAALFVSAGYRAFARYDVR